A genomic window from Flavobacterium azooxidireducens includes:
- a CDS encoding T9SS type A sorting domain-containing protein: MRKITLFVSIFSFFLLKAQTAPTASLTIEQPYNVCDYNTECQTLTANYTELYSTSEYEVSSIPYYFVDQSSLINSYNLLDDKYKTLNLPFDFTFFGNTYSAISIGANGLITFNEVEIDEDCPWQFQTTIPNTNFPIKNAIYGVYQDLNPQISNPETNDYPNLTFKMIGSYPNRKAVYTFYEMGFYVCQYQNQGQTSQIVLHETTNIIDVNIVRRVPCTNWNSGNGLIGIQNIAGNLGFSPPNRNTGSWSAFDESWRFTPSGESITELVWYKNGEFLTNENPMIDCDLNENSPSDTYTATIIYNHSPDNISEITTSQNSTVIPMPVIPEPENIVLCNQNDGFYTVDLTINEFIISNLNPLAFQISYHLSFDEAVNLAYQIQNPSSYVFFNSNQTIYMAIEDYVSGCIYVKPFEISAMPNIAPPNGEPVQSFTEGQTLDDLIVVGENINWYDEPEGGNLLPSTTLLENNTTYYASQTVNGCESRMSTTQRFAILAISSLNLTNFDTNSFQISPNPFLNNVTIINNNTNVNLEVYSVLGQKITSFELINGNNTVNLNNLNSGVYFFKISTDNKSQTFKMIKK, from the coding sequence ATGAGAAAAATTACTTTGTTTGTTTCAATTTTTTCTTTCTTTTTACTGAAAGCACAAACAGCTCCAACGGCCTCATTAACAATAGAGCAACCTTACAACGTTTGTGATTACAACACTGAATGTCAAACGTTAACAGCAAATTATACCGAATTATATTCTACTAGTGAATATGAAGTCTCTTCTATTCCATATTATTTTGTTGATCAAAGTTCATTAATAAACTCTTACAATTTACTTGATGATAAATATAAAACGTTGAATTTACCGTTTGATTTTACTTTTTTCGGAAACACTTATTCTGCTATATCAATTGGAGCAAATGGATTAATTACTTTTAACGAGGTGGAAATAGATGAAGATTGTCCATGGCAATTTCAAACCACCATACCAAATACTAATTTTCCAATTAAAAATGCTATTTACGGTGTTTATCAAGATTTGAACCCACAAATATCCAATCCTGAAACTAATGACTATCCTAATTTAACTTTCAAAATGATAGGTTCATATCCAAATCGAAAAGCTGTTTATACTTTCTACGAAATGGGTTTCTATGTTTGTCAATATCAAAATCAAGGTCAGACTTCACAGATTGTGTTACATGAAACAACAAACATTATTGATGTTAATATAGTAAGAAGAGTTCCATGCACAAATTGGAATAGTGGAAATGGATTAATAGGCATCCAAAATATAGCAGGAAATTTGGGTTTTAGTCCACCTAATAGAAATACCGGTTCATGGTCAGCATTTGACGAATCATGGCGATTTACTCCATCAGGAGAATCAATAACAGAGTTGGTATGGTATAAAAATGGAGAATTCTTAACCAATGAAAACCCAATGATAGATTGTGATTTAAATGAAAACTCACCTTCCGATACTTATACTGCGACAATTATATATAATCATTCTCCTGATAACATAAGTGAAATTACAACATCACAAAACTCCACAGTAATTCCTATGCCAGTGATTCCAGAGCCTGAAAACATAGTCTTATGTAATCAAAATGATGGTTTTTATACCGTAGATTTAACAATTAATGAATTTATTATTTCAAATTTAAATCCGCTGGCGTTTCAAATTAGCTATCATCTTTCTTTTGATGAAGCTGTAAATTTAGCTTACCAAATACAAAATCCAAGTTCGTATGTTTTTTTCAACTCTAACCAAACAATTTACATGGCAATAGAAGATTATGTGAGTGGATGTATATATGTAAAGCCATTTGAAATTTCTGCTATGCCAAATATTGCTCCACCAAACGGTGAGCCAGTTCAATCTTTTACTGAAGGACAAACACTTGATGATTTGATTGTAGTCGGTGAAAATATTAATTGGTATGACGAACCCGAAGGCGGAAATTTATTACCTTCAACAACTTTATTAGAAAACAATACAACTTATTATGCCAGCCAAACAGTTAATGGATGCGAAAGTAGAATGTCTACAACACAACGATTTGCAATTTTAGCAATATCAAGCTTAAATTTGACTAATTTTGATACTAACTCATTCCAAATTTCTCCAAATCCATTTTTAAATAATGTTACAATCATAAATAATAATACAAATGTTAATCTAGAAGTTTACTCGGTTTTAGGTCAAAAGATTACTAGTTTTGAATTAATCAACGGAAACAACACTGTTAACTTAAACAATTTAAATTCAGGAGTTTATTTTTTCAAAATAAGCACTGATAATAAAAGTCAAACTTTTAAAATGATCAAAAAATAA
- a CDS encoding DUF4159 domain-containing protein, protein MKYILSLIFFLIFFASNAQEIALLKYSGGGDWYGNPTSLPNLIKFCNQNINTKIKLKPATVEPGSSDLFSYPFVHLTGHGNVVFNDNEVKNLRDYLTSGGFLHIDDNYGMDKYIRKEIKKIFPNNELIEIPSTHKIFQGPFSFPNGIPKIHEHEKQKPQAFGIFIEGRLALVYTFETDLGDGWEDEEVHNNPKEVREKALKMGANLVHYVFVN, encoded by the coding sequence ATGAAATATATACTTTCTTTAATTTTCTTTTTGATTTTCTTTGCTTCTAACGCCCAAGAAATCGCCCTTTTAAAATACAGCGGTGGCGGCGATTGGTATGGAAATCCGACTTCATTACCAAATTTGATAAAGTTTTGCAATCAAAATATCAATACCAAAATCAAACTAAAACCGGCTACGGTTGAACCGGGAAGTTCTGATTTGTTCTCGTATCCTTTTGTGCATTTAACCGGACATGGAAACGTGGTTTTTAATGATAATGAAGTGAAAAACCTTAGAGATTATTTAACATCCGGAGGATTTTTACACATTGATGATAATTACGGAATGGACAAATACATCAGAAAAGAAATCAAGAAAATTTTTCCGAATAATGAGTTAATTGAAATTCCATCTACACACAAAATTTTTCAAGGACCATTCTCTTTCCCAAATGGAATACCAAAAATCCATGAACATGAAAAGCAAAAACCACAAGCGTTTGGCATATTCATAGAAGGAAGACTGGCTTTAGTTTACACCTTTGAAACCGATTTAGGCGATGGATGGGAAGACGAAGAAGTACACAATAATCCGAAAGAAGTTAGAGAAAAAGCTCTTAAAATGGGAGCCAATTTAGTTCATTACGTATTTGTAAATTAA
- a CDS encoding AI-2E family transporter, whose protein sequence is MTSKTISSGILRAIGTLVLIALGCWFLYAIQSIIIYLLIALILTLICNPVVEFLKKKCKFNNTWAVITTMILLLILVALFILMFVPLISSQAKSLSLLNTESIEEKIMLLYYDLNLYLLDHGILMEDVFKDTDIGSYLNMNFLPSIFNGILSTISSIGIGVASVLFITFFFLKDKVIFLVGAKKIIPDDHEAETLNSITKINDLLSRYFIGLIFQLLICFILYFIVLLIFGIENAFVIAFICAILNIIPYIGPLIGSVLAASLTMIGGIGGDFQTEILPTALYVLLGFYIVQLIDNNISQPLIFSNSTKSHPLEIFLVILTAGFISGIIGMIVAVPLYTIIKVIAKEFFPQYKIVQVLTRNL, encoded by the coding sequence ATGACTTCAAAAACCATTTCATCCGGAATTTTAAGAGCAATTGGAACATTAGTCTTAATTGCGTTAGGGTGTTGGTTTTTGTATGCCATTCAGTCGATTATAATTTATCTGCTTATTGCCTTAATTCTAACCTTAATTTGTAATCCGGTTGTTGAATTTTTAAAGAAAAAGTGTAAATTTAATAATACGTGGGCCGTTATAACGACGATGATTTTGCTTCTGATTTTAGTAGCATTGTTCATTCTGATGTTTGTTCCGTTAATCTCTTCGCAAGCAAAAAGTTTGTCGCTTTTAAATACAGAATCAATTGAAGAAAAAATCATGTTGCTTTATTATGATTTGAATTTGTATTTATTAGACCATGGCATTCTCATGGAAGATGTTTTTAAAGACACCGATATTGGTTCCTACTTGAATATGAACTTTTTACCTTCTATTTTCAATGGAATATTATCGACCATCAGTTCAATTGGAATTGGCGTTGCTTCGGTTTTATTTATAACTTTCTTCTTTCTGAAAGATAAAGTCATTTTTTTAGTTGGAGCAAAAAAAATTATACCGGATGATCATGAAGCCGAAACATTAAACTCGATTACAAAAATCAATGATTTGCTATCTCGTTACTTTATTGGTCTAATTTTTCAACTTTTAATTTGCTTTATTTTATATTTTATTGTTTTGCTTATTTTTGGTATTGAAAATGCATTTGTTATAGCTTTTATTTGTGCTATTTTAAATATCATTCCATATATAGGACCATTAATTGGAAGTGTTTTGGCAGCTTCGTTAACAATGATTGGAGGAATTGGCGGTGATTTTCAAACCGAAATTTTACCAACTGCTTTATATGTTTTACTTGGTTTTTATATAGTTCAACTAATTGATAACAACATTAGCCAACCATTAATTTTTTCAAACAGTACAAAATCGCATCCATTAGAAATTTTCTTGGTCATTTTGACAGCCGGTTTTATTTCAGGCATTATTGGGATGATTGTAGCAGTACCACTTTATACAATTATAAAAGTGATTGCTAAAGAATTTTTCCCTCAATATAAAATCGTTCAAGTACTTACCCGAAATTTATAA
- a CDS encoding class I SAM-dependent methyltransferase codes for MKNFDFLALKEVQDFIETNLNETISKLALQKNPFPELDWKEILNQIEAKSKAKDKLPTWFNAENIIFPSKISVEQTSSEKTALYKSKLISGGKIIDLTGGFGVDAFYFSKQFSKVIHCEHNSELSEIVKHNFSQLKVENIQCVSGESEEILKSSNELFDWIYIDPSRRNDSKGKVFMLRDCEPNVPDLLDFYFNYSSKILIKTAPLLDLTAGLKELRNVFAIHIVALENEVKELLWEIHQGFEGNPTIKTVNLTKNKEEKFEFELGKSSVEINFGEPEKFLYEPNAAIMKSGGFDEVAIQFNLNKLHPHSHLYTSDEKIDFCGRVFEITNVIPYQKNEMKLHLENKKANITTRNFPESVDNIRKKWKIKEGGNLYTFFTTEQKNNKIVLLCTKIK; via the coding sequence TTGAAAAATTTTGATTTTTTAGCATTAAAGGAGGTTCAAGATTTTATAGAAACTAATTTAAATGAAACTATTTCAAAATTAGCTTTACAAAAAAATCCTTTTCCCGAGTTAGATTGGAAAGAAATTCTCAATCAAATTGAAGCAAAATCAAAGGCAAAAGATAAACTTCCTACTTGGTTTAATGCTGAAAACATCATTTTTCCTAGTAAAATTTCTGTTGAGCAAACTTCTTCAGAAAAAACAGCTCTTTACAAATCAAAACTTATTTCAGGAGGAAAAATTATCGATTTGACTGGCGGTTTTGGTGTAGATGCTTTTTACTTTTCCAAACAGTTTTCAAAAGTTATTCATTGTGAACACAATTCGGAATTATCTGAAATTGTAAAACATAATTTTAGTCAATTAAAAGTTGAAAACATTCAATGTGTTTCAGGCGAAAGCGAAGAAATTTTAAAATCTAGCAATGAACTATTTGATTGGATTTACATTGATCCATCCAGAAGAAATGATTCCAAAGGAAAAGTTTTTATGTTGCGTGATTGCGAACCAAATGTTCCTGATTTATTGGATTTTTATTTTAATTATTCTTCCAAAATCCTTATCAAAACTGCTCCACTACTCGATTTAACGGCTGGATTAAAAGAATTAAGAAATGTTTTTGCCATTCATATCGTAGCATTAGAAAATGAAGTAAAAGAATTGCTGTGGGAAATTCATCAAGGTTTTGAAGGAAATCCGACAATTAAAACGGTCAATCTTACCAAAAATAAAGAAGAAAAATTTGAATTTGAGTTAGGTAAATCTTCCGTTGAAATTAATTTCGGTGAACCGGAAAAGTTCCTCTATGAACCAAATGCTGCCATCATGAAATCAGGTGGTTTTGATGAAGTTGCTATTCAATTTAATTTGAATAAACTTCATCCGCATTCACATTTATATACTTCTGATGAAAAAATAGATTTTTGTGGCAGAGTTTTTGAAATTACAAACGTAATTCCGTACCAAAAAAACGAAATGAAATTGCATTTAGAAAACAAAAAAGCCAACATTACTACCCGGAATTTCCCTGAAAGTGTTGACAATATTAGAAAAAAATGGAAAATTAAAGAAGGTGGAAATTTATATACTTTCTTTACAACAGAACAAAAAAACAACAAAATTGTGTTACTTTGCACCAAAATTAAATAA
- a CDS encoding M15 family metallopeptidase: protein MSRILILFLLVISSSFSQELNEISTTRTVNDSVFVNLKDYSNDFVYDMRYATENNFLKAKVYDCAECYLRFKTIKKLVEANQKFIKLGYKIKIFDCYRPLDVQKKMWAIVSNPSYVANPSKGSIHNRGAAVDITLVDFDGKELDMGTDFDHFGKESAHLYQDLSEIILNNRKLLREVMEDSSFKIIKSEWWHYDLVTEEKYKVSNFTWNCN from the coding sequence ATGTCTCGAATTTTGATACTCTTCTTATTAGTTATATCTTCTTCTTTTAGTCAAGAATTAAATGAAATTTCAACGACTCGAACTGTAAATGATTCCGTTTTTGTTAATCTAAAAGATTATTCAAACGATTTTGTTTATGATATGCGTTATGCCACCGAAAACAATTTTCTTAAAGCCAAAGTATATGATTGTGCCGAATGCTATTTGCGTTTTAAAACCATCAAAAAATTGGTGGAAGCAAATCAGAAATTTATCAAGTTAGGTTATAAAATTAAAATTTTTGATTGTTATCGACCTTTGGATGTTCAAAAGAAAATGTGGGCGATTGTTTCAAATCCATCATATGTTGCCAACCCAAGCAAAGGCTCAATTCACAATCGAGGTGCGGCAGTTGATATTACGTTGGTTGATTTTGATGGGAAAGAATTAGATATGGGAACCGATTTTGATCATTTTGGGAAAGAATCTGCACATTTATACCAAGATTTATCGGAAATTATTTTAAACAATCGAAAATTGCTTCGAGAAGTGATGGAAGACTCATCCTTCAAAATCATTAAATCCGAATGGTGGCATTATGATTTAGTAACAGAAGAAAAATACAAAGTATCAAATTTTACGTGGAATTGCAATTAA